In a single window of the Papaver somniferum cultivar HN1 chromosome 8, ASM357369v1, whole genome shotgun sequence genome:
- the LOC113302758 gene encoding F-box protein At4g09920-like, which yields MEEEGVGGEDRIRSLPESLIRHILSLLPTKCVVATTILSRGWNNLWISLPVLDFREWKSPNTQETLSSTNSFMDFVDRVLLLRNMSDIKKFCLTCNSEYFDDQRIKAWILTAIQCRVEELIVSRDASERVDIIPVDLYTCESLTSLDIDLFGGQHLNLPQLISFPRLKILQLSEISVFRQRNIQQLFSNCPILEELCLKYCLLNHLNIISSTLKSLTFVSSLRICMSDVKIKIDTPNLISITVDDGIPQHLVVESFPSLVDADIHRMYTDPSVPVDVIPNFVKKLSNVKHLKLSGNISESLELADVLSTSFPTFINLITLEVSFYQDSAS from the exons ATGGAGGAGGAGGGTGTGGGTGGAGAGGATAGGATCCGCAGTTTACCTGAATCCTTAATTCGTCACATTCTCTCTTTGCTTCCCACCAAATGTGTTGTTGCAACAACAATTTTGTCTAGAGGATGGAATAATCTCTGGATATCTCTTCCTGTTCTTGATTTTCGCGAATGGAAATCTCCTAATACCCAAGAAACACTATCTTCTACCAATAGTTTCATGGATTTCGTGGATAGGGTATTACTTCTTCGTAACATGTCAGATATTAAGAAATTTTGTCTCACTTGTAACAGTGAGTACTTTGATGACCAGCGGATAAAGGCTTGGATTCTTACGGCAATTCAGTGTAGAGTTGAAGAGCTTATTGTCAGTAGGGATGCCAGTGAAAGAGTGGATATTATCCCTGTCGACCTTTACACTTGTGAATCACTGACTTCGTTAGACATTGATCTTTTTGGTGGACAGCATCTTAATCTTCCTCAATTGATATCTTTTCCAAGACTTAAAATACTTCAGCTATCGGAGATTTCGGTTTTCAGGCAGCGAAACATTCAACAACTCTTTTCTAACTGTCCCATTCTTGAAGAATTGTGTTTGAAATATTGTTTGCTGAATCATTTGAATATCATATCGTCTACACTGAAATCATTAACCTTTGTTAGTTccttgagaatttgtatgtcagATGTCAAAATCAAGATTGATACACCAAATCTAATTTCCATCACAGTCGATGATGGTATACCACAACATCTAGTGGTGGAGAGCTTTCCATCACTAGTGGATGCAGATATACACCGCATGTATACTGATCCGAGTGTCCCGGTTGATGTTATACCGAATTTTGTAAAGAAGCTCTCTAATGTAAAGCACTTGAAGTTATCGGGCAACATCTCTGAG AGTCTGGAGCTGGCTGATGTTTTATCTACAAGTTTTCCTACCTTCATTAATTTGATCACTTTGGAAGTGTCTTTTTATCAAGACTCAGCAAGTTAA